In a genomic window of Punica granatum isolate Tunisia-2019 chromosome 6, ASM765513v2, whole genome shotgun sequence:
- the LOC116210589 gene encoding lisH domain-containing protein C1711.05 isoform X3, whose protein sequence is MFAVMESEWDKECSRPLKPHSEDDDGSRSSDDSNRCLHSENNSHKSSSSDHSSKDSDIIIPAFDLFAPSQDFRALPSSTSSSSATSSDDLFQVIPATLIKPHTDIYTAGKLDDRSQALSKDYISSDSSAKSNESEYGSSGPASSSTVSDITHESTVHTLSPTQSPPVQMMDRSGGFDPYRIPSSVFERSKSSTPVEWSVASNDSLFSIHIGNNSFSRDHVIMWGSEQSKPEELPKSSELIPFSPPPPGEAVMVVSDDDATAEVEKIFKANQRSVGFVQENDDGRIKEKTVNNTAGPINSSRHSDESGTSTQSFSFPIRLTEADRSDPVIKIDTQKYRQQLPYQQPYVQNPAYAPTSRSYSKRCCGSCRSSCCCYSSCCSWRSCCSWWSCCSWRSCCSCRSCSSCTSCFSCRSCRSCFSCGSCRSCCSCSSCNATYSCHPWRCCSRCC, encoded by the exons ATGTTTGCAGTTATGGAATCAGAATGGGATAAGGAATGCAGCAGGCCACTGAAACCGCATTCGGAAGATGATGATGGAAGCAGGAGCAGCGATGACTCGAACAGATGCCTACATTCAGAAAATAATAGCCACAAAAGTTCTTCAAGTGATCACTCGTCAAAAGACTCGGACATTATAATCCCTGCATTTGACCTGTTCGCCCCATCTCAGGACTTCAGGGCTCTCCCTTCTTCGACCTCATCCTCCTCAGCCACATCATCTGATGATCTTTTCCAAGTAATACCAGCTACACTAATCAAACCTCACACGGACATTTACACTGCTGGTAAACTAGATGATCGCAGTCAAGCATTATCAAAGGACTATATTTCCAGCGATAGCTCAGCTAAATCTAACGAATCCGAGTATGGGTCATCAGGACCTGCATCGTCCTCCACGGTTTCTGACATCACGCACGAGTCAACAGTGCACACCCTGTCCCCCACCCAATCCCCTCCAGTCCAAATGATGGATAGGTCGGGAGGTTTTGACCCATACAGAATCCCATCTTCGGTGTTTGAGAGGAGCAAATCTTCAACCCCAGTGGAATGGAGCGTAGCATCCAATGATTCATTGTTTAGTATACACATAGGGAACAACAGCTTCTCCAGAGACCATGTCATCATGTGGGGCAGCGAACAGTCCAAGCCGGAAGAGCTACCGAAGTCCTCGGAACTGATACCATTCAGCCCGCCACCTCCAGGAGAAGCAGTGATGGTGGTGTCTGATGATGATGCAACTGCAGAAGTGGAAaagatatttaaggcaaaccAGAGATCTGTAGGATTTGTGCAGGAAAATGATGATGGTCGAATCAAGGAGAAGACTGTGAATAATACCGCCGGTCCGATCAATTCCTCTCGGCATTCTGACGAGAGCGGGACGAGCACGCAgtccttttcctttccaaT CAGATTGACGGAAGCGGATAGAAGCGACCCAGTTATTAAAATAGATACTCAGAAGTATAGGCAGCAATTGCCGTACCAGCAACCATACGTGCAAAATCCAGCTTATGCTCCTACTTCGAGATCGTATTCCAAGAGATGTTGCGGCTCTTGCAGGAGCAGTTGCTGTTGCTACAGTTCTTGCTGTTCTTGGCGGTCTTGTTGTTCTTGGTGGTCCTGCTGTTCTTGGCGGTCCTGCTGTTCATGCCGGTCTTGCTCTTCATGCACCTCCTGCTTTTCATGCCGGTCTTGCCGGTCCTGTTTTTCATGCGGTTCTTGTCGTTCGTGCTGCTCCTGCAGCTCTTGCAATGCCACATATTCATGTCATCCTTGGCGTTGTTGCAGCAGATGCTGTTGA
- the LOC116210589 gene encoding lisH domain-containing protein C1711.05 isoform X1 yields MFAVMESEWDKECSRPLKPHSEDDDGSRSSDDSNRCLHSENNSHKSSSSDHSSKDSDIIIPAFDLFAPSQDFRALPSSTSSSSATSSDDLFQVIPATLIKPHTDIYTAGKLDDRSQALSKDYISSDSSAKSNESEYGSSGPASSSTVSDITHESTVHTLSPTQSPPVQMMDRSGGFDPYRIPSSVFERSKSSTPVEWSVASNDSLFSIHIGNNSFSRDHVIMWGSEQSKPEELPKSSELIPFSPPPPGEAVMVVSDDDATAEVEKIFKANQRSVGFVQENDDGRIKEKTVNNTAGPINSSRHSDESGTSTQSFSFPIEKKSECQKPTCSSWMRKMFLCRRKKSSCYCSNCSQTSCYCCKWPSCSYPSCSGCTFCYSWNCSQKRKSCSHTLTEADRSDPVIKIDTQKYRQQLPYQQPYVQNPAYAPTSRSYSKRCCGSCRSSCCCYSSCCSWRSCCSWWSCCSWRSCCSCRSCSSCTSCFSCRSCRSCFSCGSCRSCCSCSSCNATYSCHPWRCCSRCC; encoded by the exons ATGTTTGCAGTTATGGAATCAGAATGGGATAAGGAATGCAGCAGGCCACTGAAACCGCATTCGGAAGATGATGATGGAAGCAGGAGCAGCGATGACTCGAACAGATGCCTACATTCAGAAAATAATAGCCACAAAAGTTCTTCAAGTGATCACTCGTCAAAAGACTCGGACATTATAATCCCTGCATTTGACCTGTTCGCCCCATCTCAGGACTTCAGGGCTCTCCCTTCTTCGACCTCATCCTCCTCAGCCACATCATCTGATGATCTTTTCCAAGTAATACCAGCTACACTAATCAAACCTCACACGGACATTTACACTGCTGGTAAACTAGATGATCGCAGTCAAGCATTATCAAAGGACTATATTTCCAGCGATAGCTCAGCTAAATCTAACGAATCCGAGTATGGGTCATCAGGACCTGCATCGTCCTCCACGGTTTCTGACATCACGCACGAGTCAACAGTGCACACCCTGTCCCCCACCCAATCCCCTCCAGTCCAAATGATGGATAGGTCGGGAGGTTTTGACCCATACAGAATCCCATCTTCGGTGTTTGAGAGGAGCAAATCTTCAACCCCAGTGGAATGGAGCGTAGCATCCAATGATTCATTGTTTAGTATACACATAGGGAACAACAGCTTCTCCAGAGACCATGTCATCATGTGGGGCAGCGAACAGTCCAAGCCGGAAGAGCTACCGAAGTCCTCGGAACTGATACCATTCAGCCCGCCACCTCCAGGAGAAGCAGTGATGGTGGTGTCTGATGATGATGCAACTGCAGAAGTGGAAaagatatttaaggcaaaccAGAGATCTGTAGGATTTGTGCAGGAAAATGATGATGGTCGAATCAAGGAGAAGACTGTGAATAATACCGCCGGTCCGATCAATTCCTCTCGGCATTCTGACGAGAGCGGGACGAGCACGCAgtccttttcctttccaaT AGAGAAGAAGTCTGAATGTCAAAAACCTACATGTTCTTCGTGGATGAGGAAAATGTTTTTGTGTAGAAGAAAGAAGTCATCGTGCTATTGTTCTAATTGTAGTCAGACGTCCTGCTATTGCTGTAAATGGCCGAGTTGCAGCTATCCCAGCTGTAGTGGCTGCACGTTCTGCTATAGTTGGAACTGTAGCCAAAAACGAAAATCTTGTTCTCACAC ATTGACGGAAGCGGATAGAAGCGACCCAGTTATTAAAATAGATACTCAGAAGTATAGGCAGCAATTGCCGTACCAGCAACCATACGTGCAAAATCCAGCTTATGCTCCTACTTCGAGATCGTATTCCAAGAGATGTTGCGGCTCTTGCAGGAGCAGTTGCTGTTGCTACAGTTCTTGCTGTTCTTGGCGGTCTTGTTGTTCTTGGTGGTCCTGCTGTTCTTGGCGGTCCTGCTGTTCATGCCGGTCTTGCTCTTCATGCACCTCCTGCTTTTCATGCCGGTCTTGCCGGTCCTGTTTTTCATGCGGTTCTTGTCGTTCGTGCTGCTCCTGCAGCTCTTGCAATGCCACATATTCATGTCATCCTTGGCGTTGTTGCAGCAGATGCTGTTGA
- the LOC116210590 gene encoding ureide permease 2-like produces MYMVESKAGAVACMLLSLFFLGTWPAIFTHLERRGRLPQHTYLDYTLTNFLAAVVIAFTLGEIGKGTPTEPNFLDQLFQDNWPSILFAISGGVLLGIGNLATQYALALAGLSVTLVITASMTVIIGTSLNYFLDDEINKAEILFPGVGCFIIAVFLASAVHASNEDDNRLKLSLIGDEKVEAGASRYAATGGASPSNDAEITDSFLEKAEAGTAFFLIEVENKRAIKVFGKNKFMGLGLSISAGLCFSLFSPLFNLATNDQFHTLKEGVPHLTVYTAFFYFSVSCFVVSAVLNVGFLYHPMLGLPKSSLEAYVSGWDGRSWALLAGLLCGFGNGLQFMGGEAAGYAAADAVQALPLVSTFWAIVVFREYRGSSRRTYILLGSMLFMFIVAVGLLIASAGQRSQISVQYS; encoded by the exons ATGTACATGGTGGAGAGCAAAGCAGGTGCTGTAGCTTGTATGCTGCTGTCCCTCTTCTTCCTTGGGACGTGGCCCGCCATCTTCACCCATCTCGAGAGGCGGGGCCGGCTCCCTCAGCACACTTATCTCGACTACACCCTCACCAACTTCCTCGCCGCCGTGGTCATTGCCTTCACGTTGGGCGAGATTGGAAAGGGCACCCCCACCGAGCCGAATTTCTTGGACCAACTTTTCCAG GACAATTGGCCATCTATTCTATTCGCTATTTCCGGCGGGGTCCTCCTTGGTATCGGGAATCTTGCAACACAATATGCACTGGCTTTGGCCGGTTTATCCGTGACCTTAGTAATCACTGCGAGCATGACCGTCATAATAG GCACGAGCCTTAATTACTTTTTAGATGACGAGATCAACAAAGCGGAGATCCTTTTCCCGGGGGTAGGCTGTTTCATCATCGCGGTATTCCTTGCATCTGCTGTTCATGCCTCAAATGAGGATGATAACAGGCTGAAGCTCAGCCTCATAGGCGATGAGAAAGTTGAGGCCGG AGCCTCAAGGTATGCTGCAACTGGGGGAGCATCTCCGAGCAATG ATGCGGAAATCACTGACAGTTTTCTTGAGAAGGCAGAAGCTGGGACGGCATTTTTCCTCATCGAAGTCGAAAATAAAAGAGCCATCAAG GTGTTCGGGAAGAACAAGTTTATGGGTCTCGGGCTATCCATCTCAGCTGGACTTTGCTTCTCCCTCTTCTCACCTCTATTTAACTTGGCAACAAACGATCAATTCCACACCTTGAAGGAAGGGGTCCCTCACTTGACTGTCTACACTGCCTTCTTCTACTTCTCTGTATCGTGCTTCGTAGTCTCTGCAGTACTGAACGTTGGCTTCCTTTACCACCCCATGCTGGGCTTGCCCAAATCATCACTCGAGGCCTATGTCAGCGGTTGGGACGGGAGGAGCTGGGCGTTGCTTGCGGGCCTTTTGTGCGGGTTCGGGAATGGGCTGCAATTCATGGGAGGCGAGGCTGCAGGATATGCCGCTGCTGATGCTGTTCAG GCACTCCCACTGGTGAGCACCTTTTGGGCGATAGTAGTGTTCAGAGAATACCGAGGATCATCGAGGAGGACTTACATACTGCTCGGAAGCATGCTGTTTATGTTCATTGTGGCCGTCGGTCTCCTCATTGCATCAGCAGGTCAGCGTAGCCAGATCTCGGTCCAATATAGTTAA
- the LOC116210589 gene encoding lisH domain-containing protein C1711.05 isoform X4, whose product MFAVMESEWDKECSRPLKPHSEDDDGSRSSDDSNRCLHSENNSHKSSSSDHSSKDSDIIIPAFDLFAPSQDFRALPSSTSSSSATSSDDLFQVIPATLIKPHTDIYTAGKLDDRSQALSKDYISSDSSAKSNESEYGSSGPASSSTVSDITHESTVHTLSPTQSPPVQMMDRSGGFDPYRIPSSVFERSKSSTPVEWSVASNDSLFSIHIGNNSFSRDHVIMWGSEQSKPEELPKSSELIPFSPPPPGEAVMVVSDDDATAEVEKIFKANQRSVGFVQENDDGRIKEKTVNNTAGPINSSRHSDESGTSTQSFSFPILTEADRSDPVIKIDTQKYRQQLPYQQPYVQNPAYAPTSRSYSKRCCGSCRSSCCCYSSCCSWRSCCSWWSCCSWRSCCSCRSCSSCTSCFSCRSCRSCFSCGSCRSCCSCSSCNATYSCHPWRCCSRCC is encoded by the exons ATGTTTGCAGTTATGGAATCAGAATGGGATAAGGAATGCAGCAGGCCACTGAAACCGCATTCGGAAGATGATGATGGAAGCAGGAGCAGCGATGACTCGAACAGATGCCTACATTCAGAAAATAATAGCCACAAAAGTTCTTCAAGTGATCACTCGTCAAAAGACTCGGACATTATAATCCCTGCATTTGACCTGTTCGCCCCATCTCAGGACTTCAGGGCTCTCCCTTCTTCGACCTCATCCTCCTCAGCCACATCATCTGATGATCTTTTCCAAGTAATACCAGCTACACTAATCAAACCTCACACGGACATTTACACTGCTGGTAAACTAGATGATCGCAGTCAAGCATTATCAAAGGACTATATTTCCAGCGATAGCTCAGCTAAATCTAACGAATCCGAGTATGGGTCATCAGGACCTGCATCGTCCTCCACGGTTTCTGACATCACGCACGAGTCAACAGTGCACACCCTGTCCCCCACCCAATCCCCTCCAGTCCAAATGATGGATAGGTCGGGAGGTTTTGACCCATACAGAATCCCATCTTCGGTGTTTGAGAGGAGCAAATCTTCAACCCCAGTGGAATGGAGCGTAGCATCCAATGATTCATTGTTTAGTATACACATAGGGAACAACAGCTTCTCCAGAGACCATGTCATCATGTGGGGCAGCGAACAGTCCAAGCCGGAAGAGCTACCGAAGTCCTCGGAACTGATACCATTCAGCCCGCCACCTCCAGGAGAAGCAGTGATGGTGGTGTCTGATGATGATGCAACTGCAGAAGTGGAAaagatatttaaggcaaaccAGAGATCTGTAGGATTTGTGCAGGAAAATGATGATGGTCGAATCAAGGAGAAGACTGTGAATAATACCGCCGGTCCGATCAATTCCTCTCGGCATTCTGACGAGAGCGGGACGAGCACGCAgtccttttcctttccaaT ATTGACGGAAGCGGATAGAAGCGACCCAGTTATTAAAATAGATACTCAGAAGTATAGGCAGCAATTGCCGTACCAGCAACCATACGTGCAAAATCCAGCTTATGCTCCTACTTCGAGATCGTATTCCAAGAGATGTTGCGGCTCTTGCAGGAGCAGTTGCTGTTGCTACAGTTCTTGCTGTTCTTGGCGGTCTTGTTGTTCTTGGTGGTCCTGCTGTTCTTGGCGGTCCTGCTGTTCATGCCGGTCTTGCTCTTCATGCACCTCCTGCTTTTCATGCCGGTCTTGCCGGTCCTGTTTTTCATGCGGTTCTTGTCGTTCGTGCTGCTCCTGCAGCTCTTGCAATGCCACATATTCATGTCATCCTTGGCGTTGTTGCAGCAGATGCTGTTGA
- the LOC116210592 gene encoding glycerophosphodiester phosphodiesterase GDPD6-like: protein MEAAALSRGFIILILVLYIGAAGAGRPLSPLPSKADDDVKKPLQTSRPYNFAHRGANGEFPEETAPAYMKAIKEGADFIEADIQATKDGILVCTHDVNLDDTTDVAEHMEFADRRTMYEVQGVNITGWFVVDFTLEELQSLRAKQRYAFRDQQYNGKFPIITFEEYISIALDADRVVGIYPEIKNPVFVNKHVKWSDGKKLEDRFVEMLQKYGYRGSYMSKEWLKQPCFIQSFAPTSLIYISNLTDLPKIFLIDDVTILTEDTNQTYAEITSDSFLNHIKDYVMGIGPWKDTVVPPKDNYLESATDLVARAHALGLQVHPYTFRNENSFLHFDFHQDPYVEYDYWINKIGIDGLFTDFTGSLHRYQEWTSSVSKM from the exons ATGGAAGCTGCTGCATTGAGTAGAG GGTTTATCATCTTGATACTGGTATTGTATATCGGGGCGGCAGGTGCAGGGAGGCCCCTTTCTCCTCTGCCAAGCAAAGCTGATGATGACGTGAAGAAACCCCTCCAGACTTCCCGGCCATACAATTTTGCACATCGTGGCGCAAATGGGGAGTTCCCTGAAGAAACGGCCCCTGCATACATG AAAGCGATTAAAGAGGGCGCCGATTTCATAGAAGCCGATATCCAAGCCACAAAAGACGGGATCCTGGTATGTACCCATGATGTGAACCTTGATGACACAACTGATGTTGCCGAACACATGGAGTTTGCGGATCGCAGAACGATGTATGAAGTCCAAGGAGTAAATATCACCGGGTGGTTTGTTG TTGATTTTACACTCGAGGAACTGCAATCACTGAGGGCAAAGCAGAGATATGCATTTCGGGATCAGCAGTACAATG GTAAATTCCCGATCATCACATTCGAAGAGTACATTTCAATCGCCTTGGATGCTGACAGAGTTGTCGGTATATATCCCGAGATCAAAAATCCCGTCTTCGTGAACAAGCAT GTGAAATGGTCAGATGGAAAGAAGCTCGAGGATAGATTTGTAGAGATGCTACAGAAGTATGGGTACAGAGGTTCATACATGTCCAAAGAATGGCTTAAACAACCTTGTTTTATTCAGTCCTTCGCGCCGACTTCACTCATTTATATATCGAACCTCACCGACTTGCCCAAAATTTTCCTTATTGATGATGTTACCATACTCACAGAAGACACCAATCAG ACGTACGCCGAGATTACCTCAGACAGTTTCCTCAATCACATAAAGGATTATGTAATGGGAATCGGCCCATGGAAGGACACAGTTGTCCCCCCGAAAGACAATTATCTGGAGAGCGCAACTGATCTTGTTGCCCGAGCCCATGCTCTTGGGCTGCAG GTGCATCCTTACACATTCCGAAATGAGAATTCATTTCTGCACTTCGACTTTCACCAAGACCCATATGTCGAGTACGATTACTGGATAAATAAGATCGGAATTGATGGGCTCTTCACAGATTTCACAGGGAGCCTCCATAGATACCAAGAATGGACCTCTTCAGTCTCCAAGATGTGA
- the LOC116211605 gene encoding nuclear transport factor 2-like, which translates to MAAQANGHPAEPDPMEVGNAFVKQYYPMLISSPDHVHKFYREGSEVSRPGPNGEMTSVTTMQAINEKILSLKYDKYKAEIATADAQASFEGGVSVLVTGILTGEDAVRRMFTQFFFLAPQDTGYYVLNDMFRYVEGISATPISILPSGDIVEAPEAPAIPEPEVCEKSAVENVPVPVPVKEDLPNGKESTSVVEHGKDPVTVKEIVIESPAESSPNDASYPATVASPPVVQGDGTKKSFASIVNALKNNSAPFHVRASPVKVVEKPRAPAAAPEAPVQPIPNGNSAAEKISSPAVKRHSIFVGNLPLDATPAQLEGAFKKFGAIKRNGIQVRSSKGSCYGFVEFESESSVRAALEESSILIGHRTAHIEEQKNDGGDKGRAPQGRGGFRNDNFRGRGNYNGSRGYGRNEFDKKFEYRNGRNGGAYNREYQNSSGRTPRQVVKE; encoded by the exons ATGGCGGCACAGGCTAATGGTCACCCTGCTGAGCCTGATCCGATGGAGGTGGGGAATGCCTTCGTCAAGCAATATTACCCTATGCTGATTAGCTCCCCGGATCATGTTCATAAGTTCTACCGGGAAGGAAGTGAAGTGAGCAGGCCTGGCCCCAATGGTGAGATGACCTCCGTCACCACCATGCAG GCAATTAATGAAAAGATTCTTTCCCTGAAGTATGACAAGTACAAAGCGGAGATCGCAACTGCAGATGCTCAGGCTTCCTTTGAAGGAGGAGTCTCTGTTCTAGTGACTGGCATCTTAACGGGAGAGGATGCCGTCAGGAGGATGTTCACTCAGTTCTTCTTCTTGGCCCCGCAGGACACGGGCTATTATGTCCTGAATGACATGTTCAGATATGTGGAGGGAATATCTGCTACCCCGATCTCTATTCTACCAAGTGGTGATATTGTTGAAGCTCCGGAAGCTCCTGCAATCCCTGAACCTG AGGTTTGTGAAAAATCCGCGGTGGAAAATGTGCCCGTGCCCGTGCCCGTGAAGGAAGACCTTCCCAATGGGAAAGAGTCTACTTCAGTTGTGGAACATGGGAAGGATCCAGTCACTGTGAAGGAGATTGTTATTGAGTCCCCTGCTGAGTCGAGTCCAAATGATGCTTCCTACCCAGCTACTGTGGCTTCTCCTCCAGTCGTCCAAGGAGACGGTACCAAGAAGTCCTTTGCATCAATT GTGAATGCTCTGAAAAACAACTCTGCTCCATTCCATGTAAGGGCTTCACCCGTTAAAGTCGTGGAGAAGCCCCGTGCACCTGCTGCTGCACCTGAAGCCCCTGTCCAACCTATTCCTAATGGCAACAGTGCAGCAGAAAAGATCAGCAGTCCAGCAG TGAAACGTCACTCTATCTTTGTTGGCAACTTGCCTCTCGATGCTACCCCAGCACAGCTCGAAGGAGCTTTCAAGAAATTCGGTGCTATCAAGCGTAATGGCATTCAAGTCAGAAGCAGTAAG GGTTCATGCTATGGCTTTGTCGAGTTCGAATCTGAGAGCTCTGTCCGGGCCGCGCTTGAG GAATCTTCAATCCTGATTGGACATCGGACAGCTCACATTGAAGAGCAGAAGAATG ATGGTGGTGACAAGGGACGGGCCCCGCAAGGTAGAGGTGGGTTCCGCAACGATAACTTTAGGGGCCGCGGCAACTATAATGGCAGCCGAGGCTATGGAAGGAATGAGTTTGACAAGAAGTTTGAGTATCGCAATGGTCGCAATGGCGGGGCATACAATAGGGAGTATCAGAACAGCTCAGGGAGGACACCCCGACAGGTAGTCAAGGagtga
- the LOC116210589 gene encoding lisH domain-containing protein C1711.05 isoform X2 — MESEWDKECSRPLKPHSEDDDGSRSSDDSNRCLHSENNSHKSSSSDHSSKDSDIIIPAFDLFAPSQDFRALPSSTSSSSATSSDDLFQVIPATLIKPHTDIYTAGKLDDRSQALSKDYISSDSSAKSNESEYGSSGPASSSTVSDITHESTVHTLSPTQSPPVQMMDRSGGFDPYRIPSSVFERSKSSTPVEWSVASNDSLFSIHIGNNSFSRDHVIMWGSEQSKPEELPKSSELIPFSPPPPGEAVMVVSDDDATAEVEKIFKANQRSVGFVQENDDGRIKEKTVNNTAGPINSSRHSDESGTSTQSFSFPIEKKSECQKPTCSSWMRKMFLCRRKKSSCYCSNCSQTSCYCCKWPSCSYPSCSGCTFCYSWNCSQKRKSCSHTLTEADRSDPVIKIDTQKYRQQLPYQQPYVQNPAYAPTSRSYSKRCCGSCRSSCCCYSSCCSWRSCCSWWSCCSWRSCCSCRSCSSCTSCFSCRSCRSCFSCGSCRSCCSCSSCNATYSCHPWRCCSRCC, encoded by the exons ATGGAATCAGAATGGGATAAGGAATGCAGCAGGCCACTGAAACCGCATTCGGAAGATGATGATGGAAGCAGGAGCAGCGATGACTCGAACAGATGCCTACATTCAGAAAATAATAGCCACAAAAGTTCTTCAAGTGATCACTCGTCAAAAGACTCGGACATTATAATCCCTGCATTTGACCTGTTCGCCCCATCTCAGGACTTCAGGGCTCTCCCTTCTTCGACCTCATCCTCCTCAGCCACATCATCTGATGATCTTTTCCAAGTAATACCAGCTACACTAATCAAACCTCACACGGACATTTACACTGCTGGTAAACTAGATGATCGCAGTCAAGCATTATCAAAGGACTATATTTCCAGCGATAGCTCAGCTAAATCTAACGAATCCGAGTATGGGTCATCAGGACCTGCATCGTCCTCCACGGTTTCTGACATCACGCACGAGTCAACAGTGCACACCCTGTCCCCCACCCAATCCCCTCCAGTCCAAATGATGGATAGGTCGGGAGGTTTTGACCCATACAGAATCCCATCTTCGGTGTTTGAGAGGAGCAAATCTTCAACCCCAGTGGAATGGAGCGTAGCATCCAATGATTCATTGTTTAGTATACACATAGGGAACAACAGCTTCTCCAGAGACCATGTCATCATGTGGGGCAGCGAACAGTCCAAGCCGGAAGAGCTACCGAAGTCCTCGGAACTGATACCATTCAGCCCGCCACCTCCAGGAGAAGCAGTGATGGTGGTGTCTGATGATGATGCAACTGCAGAAGTGGAAaagatatttaaggcaaaccAGAGATCTGTAGGATTTGTGCAGGAAAATGATGATGGTCGAATCAAGGAGAAGACTGTGAATAATACCGCCGGTCCGATCAATTCCTCTCGGCATTCTGACGAGAGCGGGACGAGCACGCAgtccttttcctttccaaT AGAGAAGAAGTCTGAATGTCAAAAACCTACATGTTCTTCGTGGATGAGGAAAATGTTTTTGTGTAGAAGAAAGAAGTCATCGTGCTATTGTTCTAATTGTAGTCAGACGTCCTGCTATTGCTGTAAATGGCCGAGTTGCAGCTATCCCAGCTGTAGTGGCTGCACGTTCTGCTATAGTTGGAACTGTAGCCAAAAACGAAAATCTTGTTCTCACAC ATTGACGGAAGCGGATAGAAGCGACCCAGTTATTAAAATAGATACTCAGAAGTATAGGCAGCAATTGCCGTACCAGCAACCATACGTGCAAAATCCAGCTTATGCTCCTACTTCGAGATCGTATTCCAAGAGATGTTGCGGCTCTTGCAGGAGCAGTTGCTGTTGCTACAGTTCTTGCTGTTCTTGGCGGTCTTGTTGTTCTTGGTGGTCCTGCTGTTCTTGGCGGTCCTGCTGTTCATGCCGGTCTTGCTCTTCATGCACCTCCTGCTTTTCATGCCGGTCTTGCCGGTCCTGTTTTTCATGCGGTTCTTGTCGTTCGTGCTGCTCCTGCAGCTCTTGCAATGCCACATATTCATGTCATCCTTGGCGTTGTTGCAGCAGATGCTGTTGA
- the LOC116210591 gene encoding ninja-family protein AFP2, whose product MCGLGTEKDSMGEAEEGRRSNTNSSMTQNLSLQLDKYPRDLLQRFMSSTHQSDYATADEETEDLELNLGLSLGGRFGVDKSPRSKLIRSSSIAGFIPLPGPQGEESPTPPRGSYPPLMRTASLPTETEEEWRKRKELQTLRRMAAKKRRSEKQRSLNSKAEKEGGGGGGEETGASGRASNAVAPPFGLSSWSQAVLGGSSGDGGGAKGKDGVLGSSGGSGVLGFGPQTSQGSAESQGGSSSGMSESDGRLKQGSGGCSGARSPVGQLLQDRIGNESAGSSGARKSESLARASRQDTLSPSKRPEPAENRGKEIGINAMEDMPCVFTKGDGPNGKRIEGILYKYGKGEEVRIMCVCHGSFLSPAEFVKHAGGGDVAHPLRHIVINSNPTFMR is encoded by the exons ATGTGCGGTCTTGGGACTGAGAAGGATAGCATGGGAGAAGCTGAAGAGGGTAGGAGGAGTAACACTAACAGCAGCATGACGCAGAACTTGTCCCTGCAATTGGACAAATACCCGAGAGATCTGTTGCAGAGGTTCATGTCGAGCACTCACCAATCGGATTACGCCACGGCCGACGAAGAGACCGAGGACCTCGAGCTGAATCTTGGGCTGTCGCTGGGCGGTCGGTTCGGGGTCGACAAGAGCCCCAGGAGCAAGCTCATCAGATCGTCCTCTATAGCCGGGTTCATCCCCCTCCCGGGCCCACAGGGCGAGGAGTCGCCCACCCCGCCGCGTGGCTCGTACCCGCCGCTCATGAGGACGGCGTCCCTCCCGACTGAGACGGAGGAGGagtggaggaagaggaaggagcTACAAACGCTGAGGCGAATGGCGGCCAAGAAGCGGCGCTCCGAGAAGCAGAGGAGCTTGAATTCCAAGGCCGAGAAGGAAGGTGGTGGAGGAGGTGGAGAGGAGACGGGGGCGTCGGGGAGGGCTTCTAATGCAGTCGCCCCGCCCTTCGGGCTGTCGAGCTGGTCTCAGGCGGTTTTGGGGGGCAGTAGCGGCGACGGAGGTGGAGCTAAGGGGAAAGATGGGGTTTTGGGGAGCAGCGGAGGCAGTGGAGTTCTAGGGTTTGGGCCACAGACTTCGCAGGGGTCCGCCGAATCACAGGGAGGGAGCTCGTCGGGGATGTCGGAATCCGATGGTAGACTGAAACAAG GGTCGGGCGGTTGCAGTGGAGCAAGAAGCCCTGTGGGCCAGCTTCTGCAGGATCGAATCGGCAATGAGTCTGCTGGCTCCTCGGGCGCCAGGAAGAGCGAGAGCTTGGCCCGGGCTTCAAGACAGGACACGCTGAGCCCATCCAAGAGACCCGAGCCTGCGGAAAACCGGGGGAAGGAAATTGGCATAAATGCGATGGAAGACATGCCGTGTGTCTTCACCAAAGGGGATGGGCCCAACGGGAAGAGAATTGAAGGAATACTATACAAGTACGGGAAGGGAGAGGAGGTTAGGATAATGTGCGTGTGTCATGGGAGTTTTCTCTCACCCGCCGAGTTTGTTAAGCATGCTGGCGGTGGCGATGTGGCACATCCTCTTAGGCATATAGTTATAAACTCGAACCCAACTTTTATGAGGTAG